In one window of Arachis ipaensis cultivar K30076 chromosome B06, Araip1.1, whole genome shotgun sequence DNA:
- the LOC107647636 gene encoding pectinesterase inhibitor 1-like, whose protein sequence is MAMDIKPSVLSFLVVLLFLLFAQSSNATNKIVEVNKICNRTIHPSFCSKILNSKPGGTNRVDLVTLVNYTIGVVRSNVTNTIHLIKSLIRNSTNSDAKDHYELCLKHFDYDEGALGEVEYAEKMLKAKDYQGVNVAASGVMATVDGCVFGDSPSDPVFPDHSSLPKYAEYVKQVADIICAICNYLTGIYK, encoded by the coding sequence ATGGCCATGGATATCAAACCTTCGGTACTCTCTTTTCTAGTGGTGCTACTCTTCCTTTTGTTTGCTCAATCCTCAAATGCAACCAACAAAATTGTTGAAGTGAACAAAATTTGCAACAGAACCATACACCCTTCATTTTGTTCAAAAATTCTAAACTCAAAACCCGGTGGTACAAACCGTGTAGATCTAGTTACCCTTGTAAATTACACAATTGGTGTTGTTCGTTCCAACGTTACAAACACAATTCATCTCATTAAGTCTCTAATAAGAAATTCAACTAATTCAGATGCGAAAGATCATTACGAATTGTGTTTGAAACATTTCGATTACGACGAAGGCGCATTAGGCGAAGTGGAATACGCTGAGAAAATGCTGAAGGCGAAGGATTACCAAGGTGTTAATGTTGCTGCTTCTGGTGTTATGGCGACGGTTGATGGTTGTGTTTTTGGTGATTCACCAAGTGATCCTGTTTTTCCTGATCATTCTTCGCTACCGAAATATGCTGAATATGTGAAGCAAGTTGCGGATATTATTTGTGCCATTTGTAACTATTTGACGGGTATTTATAAGTAA